The DNA window CTGAGTTGACGAAGTCCGGATCGCCGCCGCGGCGCGGCCGTCGCCGTCACCGCGGCAGGGCGAGGATGCGGTCGCCGACGATGTTGCGCAGGATCTCGGTGGTGCCGCCCATGATCGTGTAGGCGGGTGCGTAGCAGGCGTTGCGCGAGACCCGGTTCCACAGGAGCGCCTCGGGCCCGACGACGGCGGCGCAGAAGCCCGCCACCTCCTGTTCGAACTCCGTGCAGATCGTCTTGGTGGCCGCCGAGAACCCTGCCGGGGCCTGGCCGAGAGCCTCGCGCAGCACCAGCAGCCGCCCGATCCGGTACATCGACTCGAGGTGGGCGACCCGTTGGCGCACCCTCGGGTCGTCGGTGTCGGCGCGGGGGAGGACGGCGTCGTAGAGCGCTCGGTTGCTGACCAGGCGGTCGATGCCGCCGCGCTCGTGCTCCATCTGGCGCATGACCTGGCGGAAGCTGTCGTTCTCGACGCCCACGAGGTTCTCGGCGGGCACCCGGACGCCGTCGAAGCGCAACTCGCAGAAGTGGGCGTTGCCGGTGGCGTCGACGATCGGGCGGATCTCGACGCCCGGGCCGTGCAGGTCGACCAGGAACTCCGAGAGGCCTCGGTGGGGCGGAGCCGTCGGGTCGGTGCGGGCGATGAGGTAGCACCAGTCGGCGTGGGCGGCCCCGCTGTTCCAGACCTTGGCGCCGTCCACGATCCACTCGTCGCCGTGGCGCACGGCGCGGGTCGTGATCGAGGCGACGTCGGAACCGGCGTCGGGCTCGCTCATGCCGATGCTCCACGCCGACCGGCCCTGGAGGATCTCGGGCAGGAAACGTCGGCGTTGGTCGGGGCTGCCGTACTGGAGGAGCGTCGGCCCGATCTGGCGGTCGGCGAACCAGGACGTGGCGATGGGGGCGCCCCCGGCGATGAGCGCCTCGTAGACCACGAACCGTTCGAGCGCGGTGCGGCCGTGACCGCCGTCCTCGACCGGCCAGGTCATCCCGATCCACTCGCGGCGGGCCAGTTCGAGGGAGAAGGCCCGCGAGGCCCCGATGAGCCAGGAGTCCTCGGGGACGGCGAAGTCGGTCCCCATCGGGTCGGGCGTCGAGCCCCGATCGGTCCGTCCCGCCCACTCGCGAGCCACGCCCTCGGCCTCGGCGCGCAGGGCGAGCAGTTCGTCGGGCCAGGCGAAGTCCATGGGCTTCGATGCTGGCACAGCCTCGCCGTGGCTCAGGTGCCGAGGACCCCGGCGACGGCGTAGTAGAGCGGGATGCCGAGCACGATGTTGAACGGGAACGTCACGCCGAGCGCCAACGTGAAGTAGCGGCTCGGCCGGGCCTCGGGGATGGCGTAGCGGATCACCGCCGGCACCACGATGTAGCTCCCGCTCGCCGCGAGGACGGCGAGGAGGGTGAGGTCGCCGACGTCGAGGCGCAGCGCCCCGCCGATGAGGAACGCCAGCCCTGCGCCGACGAGGGGCATGGCGATGCCGAAGGCGATGAGGAACGGCCCCACGTCGCGCACCTCCCGGAGCTGGCGGGCGACGAGCAGACCCATCTCGAGGAGGAAGAAGGCCAGGAGCCCCTTGAAGATCCCGTTCACGAACGGGTCCATGGCCTCGCCGCCGGCGGTGCCGCTGACCACCCCGATCACCATCGAGCCGATCAGGAGGAGGTGGGCGCCGTCGGTGAACGCCTCGCGCAGCACCTCCTTGATGGACAGGGGCGCCCCCGCGTGGGGGTCGGGGCCCTCGTCGGGGCCGCGGTGGCCCGAGGCGTGGTCGGCCTCGGGGACGATCGTCCGGGCGTCTTTCACGGCGAGGTCTCTCACCACCGATCCGGCCGGCTCGGGGCCGACGGACTCGGTGCCCGTGGCCTCGCGACCCCG is part of the Acidimicrobiales bacterium genome and encodes:
- a CDS encoding acyl-CoA dehydrogenase family protein — its product is MDFAWPDELLALRAEAEGVAREWAGRTDRGSTPDPMGTDFAVPEDSWLIGASRAFSLELARREWIGMTWPVEDGGHGRTALERFVVYEALIAGGAPIATSWFADRQIGPTLLQYGSPDQRRRFLPEILQGRSAWSIGMSEPDAGSDVASITTRAVRHGDEWIVDGAKVWNSGAAHADWCYLIARTDPTAPPHRGLSEFLVDLHGPGVEIRPIVDATGNAHFCELRFDGVRVPAENLVGVENDSFRQVMRQMEHERGGIDRLVSNRALYDAVLPRADTDDPRVRQRVAHLESMYRIGRLLVLREALGQAPAGFSAATKTICTEFEQEVAGFCAAVVGPEALLWNRVSRNACYAPAYTIMGGTTEILRNIVGDRILALPR
- a CDS encoding sodium-dependent bicarbonate transport family permease → MDASVIKNLTDPAVLFFFLGVFVGLIRSNLEIPAPVAKFLSLYLLMALGFKGGQALGDAGLSGDVFKVVGAALVLATVIPALAFLALRRRVNAFDAAAIAATYGSVSAVTFVTASQFVAARGDAAGGYLTVALVLMESPAIIMAVLLATWVRGREATGTESVGPEPAGSVVRDLAVKDARTIVPEADHASGHRGPDEGPDPHAGAPLSIKEVLREAFTDGAHLLLIGSMVIGVVSGTAGGEAMDPFVNGIFKGLLAFFLLEMGLLVARQLREVRDVGPFLIAFGIAMPLVGAGLAFLIGGALRLDVGDLTLLAVLAASGSYIVVPAVIRYAIPEARPSRYFTLALGVTFPFNIVLGIPLYYAVAGVLGT